A genomic window from Triticum urartu cultivar G1812 chromosome 7, Tu2.1, whole genome shotgun sequence includes:
- the LOC125519854 gene encoding squamosa promoter-binding-like protein 15 — protein sequence MQREVGPQVASPLYLHQIQPLPPHAAAAARKRGSPWPAVEPPENAAMGAAAAAGGNWNPSMWDWDSRAFTARPSSDALRLGGGLNHHHHQQQQQAPPPPATAAEVRRQGGGGAGDLSLQLTLREEASMAMDVSPTTTLSSSPSPPARASQEQAARPSKRVRSGSPGTASGGGGGGGGGGSASGGGSYPMCQVDDCRADLTSAKDYHRRHKVCEIHSKTTKAVVGNQMQRFCQQCSRFHPLSEFDEGKRSCRRRLAGHNRRRRKTQPTDVASQLLLPENQENAANRTQDIVNLITVIARLQGGNVGKLPSIPPIPDKDNLVQIISKINSINNANSLAKSPPSEAIDLNASQGQQQDSSVQNATKVVDKQTVPSTMDLLTVLSGALGTSTPETNTSQSQGSSDSSGNNKSKSHSTEPTCVVNSHEKSIRPFPAAGMLRSSSTHGSPPEVYKQPDRDTHPYLSLQLFGNNEDIPVKMDTANKYLSSESSNPMDERSPSSSPPVTHTFFPTRSVNEGIRHPRIADYGEDGATVENSTTRAWCAPPLELFKDSERPTENGSPPNPTYQSCYASTSGSDHSPSTSNSDGQDRTGKIIFKLFGKEPGSIPGNLRDEVVNWLKHSPTEMEGYIRPGCLVLSMYLSMPTIAWDELEENFLQRVNSLVQASDLDFWRKGRFLVRSDNQLVSYKDGMTRLSKSWRTWNTPELTLVTPIAVVGGRKTSLVLKGRNLTIPGTQIHCTSAGKYISKEVLCSAYPGTIYDDSGVETFDLPGEPSLTLGRCFIEVENRFRGNSFPVIFANKSICQELRNLEDELEDSRFPDVSPDDQVHDARRLKPRDQVLHFLNELGWLFQKAAACTPSTKSDVSHSELIQFSTARFRHLLLFSNERDWCSLTKTLLEILTKRSMVSDELSHETLEMLSEIHLLNRAVKRKSSHMVHLLVQFVVICPDNSKLYPFLPNYPGPGGLTPLHLAASIDDAEDIVDALTDDPQQIGLSCWHSVLDDEGLSPEVYATFRNNGSYNELVTRKLMDRKNSQVTIVLNKGEIHIDQPGNVGANNASGIQALEIRSCNQCAILESGLLRRPMRSRGLLARPYIHSMLAIAAVCVCVCVFMRALLRFNSGRSFKWERLDFGPT from the exons ATGCAGAGGGAGGTGGGGCCGCAGGTGGCCTCCCCGCTCTACCTGCACCAGATCCAGCCGCTGCCTCCccatgcggcggcggcggccaggaAGCGCGGGAGCCCGTGGCCCGCCGTAGAGCCGCCGGAGAACGCCGCCATGGGGGCCGCCGCCGCGGCCGGAGGGAACTGGAACCCCAGCATGTGGGACTGGGACAGCCGCGCCTTCACCGCCAGGCCGTCCTCCGACGCGCTCCGCCTCGGCGGCGGGCTGAACCACCACCAtcaccagcagcagcagcaggcgccgccgccgccggcgacggCTGCCGAGGTGCGGCGGCAGGGGGGCGGAGGTGCCGGTGACCTGAGCCTTCAGCTGACCCTGCGGGAGGAGGCATCGATGGCGATGGATGTGAGCCCGACGACTACCTTGTCTTCTTCGCCTTCTCCGCCTGCACGGGCGTCACAGGAGCAGGCTGCTAGGCCTAGCAAGAGGGTTCGGTCTGGATCGCCCGGAACTGCTtctggaggaggcggcggtggcggtggcggaggGAGCGCTAGCGGAGGCGGCAGCTATCCCATGTGCCAGGTGGATGATTGCCGCGCGGATCTGACCAGCGCCAAGGATTACCACCGGAGGCACAAGGTGTGTGAGATCCACAGCAAGACAACCAAGGCGGTAGTTGGCAACCAGATGCAGCGCTTCTGCCAGCAGTGTAGTAG ATTTCATCCGCTCTCGGAGTTCGATGAGGGTAAGAGGAGTTGCAGGCGAAGGCTTGCCGGACACAACCGACGGCGGAGGAAAACCCAGCCAACAGATGTTGCTTCACAATTGTTGCTTCCTGAAAACCAAGAAAATGCAGCAAATAGGACACAAGATATTGTCAATCTGATCACTGTTATTGCACGCTTGCAAG GTGGTAATGTTGGTAAACTACCCAGCATCCCTCCGATACCGGATAAAGATAATCTGGTCCAAATCATAAGCAAAATAAACTCAATCAATAATGCAAACTCCCTGGCAAAGTCTCCTCCATCAGAAGCCATTGATTTGAATGCCTCGCAGGGGCAACAACAAGATTCTTCTGTCCAAAATGCAACAAAGGTGGTCGACAAGCAGACTGTGCCATCAACCATGGATTTGCTAACAGTTCTATCTGGTGCTCTTGGGACATCAACCCCCGAGACCAATACATCTCAGTCCCAGGGGAGCAGTGATAGCAGTGGTAATAACAAGAGCAAGAGTCATTCAACAGAGCCAACATGTGTTGTAAATTCCCATGAGAAATCCATTCGACCTTTTCCCGCAGCTGGTATGTTAAGGAGTAGCAGCACCCATGGAAGTCCACCTGAAGTATATAAGCAGCCAGACCGAGATACCCATCCGTACTTGTCGCTGCAATTGTTTGGTAACAATGAGGACATTCCTGTGAAAATGGACACTGCAAATAAGTACTTGTCTTCCGAGAGCAGTAATCCTATGGACGAGAGGTCTCCTTCATCCTCTCCACCTGTAACACACACATTTTTCCCCACTCGTTCAGTAAATGAAGGCATCAGACATCCTCGTATTGCTGACTATGGAGAAGATGGTGCAACAGTTGAGAACAGTACCACTCGGGCATGGTGCGCGCCACCGCTTGAGCTTTTTAAGGATTCAGAACGGCCGACGGAAAATGGCTCACCACCAAACCCCACATATCAGTCATGTTATGCTTCAACATCTGGTTCCGACCATTCTCCATCAACATCAAATTCAGATGGACAG GATCGTACTGGAAAGATTATATTCAAGCTCTTTGGCAAGGAACCTGGCTCAATCCCTGGGAACCTTCGTGACGAG GTTGTAAATTGGCTGAAACACAGCCCCACTGAAATGGAGGGTTACATTCGCCCTGGTTGCCTTGTACTATCCATGTATCTGTCAATGCCAACTATTGCATGGGATGAA CTCGAAGAAAATTTCCTCCAGCGAGTAAACTCGTTAGTTCAGGCTTCTGATTTGGATTTCTGGAGAAAAGGGAGGTTTTTAGTTCGAAGCGACAACCAGTTGGTGTCGTACAAAGATG GAATGACCCGCCTCTCAAAATCATGGAGAACATGGAATACCCCTGAGTTGACCCTTGTGACACCAATTGCTGTTGTTGGTGGGAGAAAGACCTCCCTCGTTCTTAAGGGCCGTAATCTAACGATCCCGGGCACCCA GATCCACTGCACCAGCGCGGGGAAGTACATATCGAAAGAGGTACTGTGTTCAGCGTATCCGGGTACTATATATGATGATTCAGGAGTTGAGACCTTTGACTTACCGGGAGAACCAAGTCTTACTCTTGGGCGTTGCTTTATTGAG GTTGAGAACAGGTTCAGAGGAAACAGCTTCCCTGTTATTTTTGCGAATAAAAGCATCTGTCAGGAGTTAAGAAACCTTGAAGATGAACTTGAAGATTCGCGGTTTCCTGATGTCTCTCCAGATGATCAGGTCCATGATGCTAGGCGGCTAAAGCCAAGGGATCAAGTTCTGCATTTTCTTAATGAACTTGGCTGGCTCTTTCAGAAGGCCGCTGCATGCACACCTTCCACCAAATCAGATGTTTCTCATTCAGAGTTGATTCAGTTCTCTACTGCACGGTTCAGACACCTTCTGTTGTTTTCTAATGAGCGGGACTGGTGCTCCCTCACTAAAACACTACTCGAAATTCTTACCAAGAGAAGTATGGTTAGTGACGAGTTATCACATGAGACTCTGGAGATGCTCTCCGAGATTCATCTTCTGAACAGGGCAGTGAAAAGGAAGAGTAGCCACATGGTGCATTTGCTTGTGCAGTTTGTTGTAATTTGCCCTGACAATTCCAAACTGTACCCTTTCCTTCCAAATTATCCCGGCCCTGGTGGTTTGACTCCATTACATCTAGCTGCATCCATTGATGATGCAGAGGATATAGTTGATGCGTTGACAGATGATCCTCAACAG ATTGGTTTGAGCTGCTGGCACTCCGTGCTAGACGATGAAGGGCTATCTCCTGAAGTGTATGCGACGTTCAGGAACAACGGCTCATACAATGAACTTGTCACGCGAAAGCTTATGGACAGGAAGAATAGCCAGGTTACCATTGTGCTCAACAAAGGTGAAATTCATATCGATCAACCAGGGAATGTTGGTGCGAATAATGCATCTGGGATCCAAGCATTGGAAATAAGATCCTGCAACCAGTGCGCCATTTTGGAGTCTGGCTTGCTAAGACGCCCTATGCGTTCTCGAGGATTGCTTGCTCGCCCCTACATCCATTCAATGCTTGCCATAGCAGCAGTGTGTGTCTGTGTCTGTGTATTCATGCGAGCTTTGCTGCGGTTTAATTCTGGTAGGTCCTTCAAGTGGGAGAGGTTGGATTTCGGTCCCACATAG